In Oscillatoria salina IIICB1, the DNA window AAGGTATGATGGGCATCTTCAGCATCTTTGAGCCGATGGTCGAATTCGATGCGAATTGGTATGGTTTTGCTATCTTCGGTAGCAGTTAAATTCATTCCTTCGGGGTCGATTGATTCCATTTTTGCAGTTTCGATATTTGGCGATTTGCCGAAGGTTTTGGCGTAAAGTGCGATCGCGTCAGGGTGATCTTCGTTCATGTGTTTGCAAATGCGATCGCCGATCTGTGGAGTGATTGGTTCGGACATTTTTGTTTTGCTATTGCTAATATTCTCGACTACAGAATGCTACCACTTCTTGAAGAGCTGAGGTTTGCTGGGGATAAATAATTTTTGGTCTTTCGATTACAATTAATTTAATGCCTAGTTCGGTGGCGATAATTCGCTTGGTGTTTTCTCCTCCAGCTTGTCCCGATGCTTTGGTTACAACTAG includes these proteins:
- a CDS encoding DUF2470 domain-containing protein, which translates into the protein MSEPITPQIGDRICKHMNEDHPDAIALYAKTFGKSPNIETAKMESIDPEGMNLTATEDSKTIPIRIEFDHRLKDAEDAHHTLIEMVKQARNR